One Microlunatus soli genomic window carries:
- a CDS encoding CaiB/BaiF CoA transferase family protein: MTEQTGALADLTVVDASTLFAGPMTAMHLGDLGADVIKVEHPTRSDPARSHGPEKDGQNLWSKTLGRNKRTVRLDLSSSDGSEAFKRLAARADVVIENFRPDTLERWGLSYRQLSSDNAGLVLARVTGFGQLGPYRRRPGFGTLAEAMSGFAAATGEPDGPPMLPPFGLADGIASLATAFAIMSALHQREQTGHGQVVDVAIVEPIMAMLGPQITRWDQLRDLQPRLGNRSANNAPRNTYLTSDDHWVAVSTSSQSIAERVLKLVGHPEVLDEPWFGSGHQRAQHADELDEAVASWIGRHTRAEVLDAFERAEAAVAPVFTAEDIVDDPHLRALGTIRRVDDPDLGEIAIQAPPFRLSDGDSPTRFTGRDPGHDTVAVLAELGYDDDQIARMLDNGSAAGS, from the coding sequence ATGACGGAACAGACCGGTGCGTTGGCCGACCTCACCGTGGTCGACGCGTCCACGCTGTTCGCAGGGCCGATGACCGCGATGCACCTCGGCGATCTCGGCGCCGACGTGATCAAGGTCGAACACCCCACCAGGTCCGATCCCGCGCGCAGCCACGGGCCGGAGAAGGACGGCCAGAATCTCTGGTCCAAGACGCTGGGCCGCAACAAACGGACCGTCCGGCTCGATCTGTCCAGTAGCGACGGAAGCGAGGCTTTCAAACGGCTGGCGGCACGCGCCGATGTGGTGATCGAGAACTTCCGGCCGGACACCCTGGAGCGGTGGGGGTTGTCCTACCGACAGCTCTCCTCGGACAATGCCGGGCTCGTGCTGGCTCGCGTCACCGGCTTCGGCCAACTCGGTCCGTATCGACGGCGACCAGGCTTCGGGACCCTGGCCGAGGCAATGAGCGGATTCGCGGCCGCCACCGGCGAACCGGACGGCCCGCCGATGCTGCCACCGTTCGGTCTGGCCGATGGCATCGCCTCGCTGGCAACAGCGTTCGCGATCATGTCCGCTCTGCATCAGCGGGAGCAGACGGGACACGGTCAGGTCGTCGACGTGGCGATCGTCGAGCCGATCATGGCCATGCTCGGACCGCAGATCACCCGCTGGGATCAGCTGCGCGATCTGCAACCACGATTGGGAAATCGGTCGGCCAACAACGCTCCGCGCAACACGTATCTGACCTCAGATGATCATTGGGTCGCGGTGTCGACGAGTTCGCAGAGCATTGCCGAACGTGTGCTGAAACTGGTCGGTCACCCCGAGGTGCTGGACGAGCCGTGGTTCGGCTCGGGTCACCAACGCGCCCAGCACGCCGACGAGCTCGACGAGGCGGTCGCCTCCTGGATCGGCCGACACACCCGAGCCGAAGTGCTGGACGCGTTCGAACGTGCCGAAGCCGCGGTCGCCCCGGTGTTCACGGCCGAGGACATCGTCGACGACCCCCACCTCCGGGCGCTGGGCACGATCCGCCGGGTCGACGATCCCGATCTCGGAGAGATCGCCATCCAGGCCCCGCCGTTCCGACTCTCCGACGGTGATTCCCCGACCCGCTTCACCGGACGAGACCCCGGCCACGACACCGTCGCGGTGCTCGCCGAGCTCGGCTACGACGATGATCAGATCGCACGGATGCTGGACAACGGATCGGCGGCCGGATCATGA
- a CDS encoding SUMF1/EgtB/PvdO family nonheme iron enzyme, producing the protein MTEHFEPLLPRPLDRPRPVPLQATADLTDLDAAKIIAAPDDPAQWPAWRAALERWREDAVGRHEYRGDLYRRRDLAWAAQCYVVSQVWLWDELLYDADRGCFTPDRLIDDARQRFGGFDGIVLWHAYPIIGLDDRNQWDYYRLVPGLADLVERLHHLGVKVFLDYNPWDTGTRRTGEDADELALLIKDLDADGVFLDTLKEGGDRLLDTLHAARDGVAVEGESTVPLARVEDHPLSWAQWFADSEAPGVVRSHWYERRHMMHHVRRWHRDHHEELQSAWLNGIGVMVWEVVFGSWVGWNDRDALTLRRMSAAQRALHELLVEGDWTPLGGLDADAAERGLYGSIFGTDDQALVAVINRSDVDTHVTVAAPIDDADGYDLWPGSRTSVQDGRATITVPARGIGGLWVTTGSADTGWLTALDADPPRSTAFPYRLAMRTVPAPSREAPDGAGRVIISAGTFPLTVRYRCRETGMYEQAPFVDEWKPLAPRLHDLRTLERVAVLDHPVAVATSEVDERSFARFVSSTGHRPPEDHHRPTWLDRTVEESDPQRPVTEISLDDARAYAGWIGGRLPTEDEWQLAAGQPGWRRGEPLIWNLTESEHRDGRSRYLMLKGGSHYTAPDSPWYVDGGPQDPDFALKYLVPGLGLDRSPTVGFRLAWDLPKEPQR; encoded by the coding sequence ATGACCGAGCACTTCGAGCCGTTGCTGCCCCGCCCCCTCGATCGACCACGGCCGGTCCCGTTGCAGGCGACGGCCGATCTGACCGATCTCGATGCTGCCAAGATCATCGCCGCCCCTGACGATCCGGCTCAATGGCCGGCCTGGCGTGCGGCGTTGGAGCGCTGGCGCGAGGACGCCGTCGGCCGCCACGAGTACCGCGGGGATCTCTACCGGCGCCGCGATCTGGCGTGGGCAGCACAATGTTACGTGGTGAGTCAGGTGTGGCTGTGGGACGAACTGCTCTACGACGCCGACCGCGGTTGCTTCACCCCGGACCGACTGATCGACGACGCCCGGCAGCGATTCGGCGGATTCGACGGCATCGTGCTCTGGCACGCCTATCCGATCATCGGTCTGGACGATCGCAATCAGTGGGACTACTACCGATTGGTACCGGGCCTGGCCGACCTCGTCGAACGGCTACACCACCTCGGCGTGAAGGTGTTCCTGGACTACAACCCGTGGGATACCGGAACCCGACGAACGGGCGAGGACGCCGACGAACTCGCCTTGCTGATCAAGGATCTGGACGCTGATGGTGTCTTCCTGGACACGTTGAAGGAGGGCGGCGATCGGCTGCTGGACACGTTGCATGCCGCGCGTGACGGCGTCGCCGTCGAGGGCGAGTCGACCGTGCCGCTGGCCCGGGTCGAAGATCATCCGCTGTCCTGGGCCCAATGGTTCGCCGACTCCGAGGCACCCGGTGTGGTCCGATCACATTGGTACGAACGACGACACATGATGCACCACGTCCGACGCTGGCATCGTGATCACCACGAAGAGCTCCAGTCGGCCTGGCTGAACGGTATCGGGGTGATGGTCTGGGAGGTGGTGTTCGGTTCCTGGGTCGGCTGGAACGATCGGGATGCGCTGACCCTGCGCCGGATGTCGGCCGCCCAGCGAGCACTGCACGAACTGTTGGTCGAGGGCGACTGGACTCCGCTCGGCGGACTCGACGCCGACGCCGCCGAGCGTGGCCTGTACGGATCGATCTTCGGCACCGACGACCAGGCGCTGGTCGCCGTGATCAACAGATCGGACGTCGACACCCACGTCACGGTGGCGGCACCGATCGACGACGCCGACGGCTACGACCTGTGGCCGGGCAGTCGGACGTCGGTACAGGACGGTCGTGCGACGATCACCGTCCCGGCTCGAGGCATCGGCGGGCTCTGGGTGACCACGGGATCGGCCGACACCGGATGGCTCACCGCGTTGGACGCGGACCCTCCGAGGTCGACTGCATTCCCCTACCGGCTGGCGATGCGGACCGTGCCGGCGCCGTCGCGCGAGGCGCCGGACGGCGCCGGCCGCGTGATCATCTCTGCCGGGACCTTTCCGCTCACGGTTCGCTACCGCTGCCGGGAGACCGGCATGTACGAGCAGGCGCCGTTCGTGGACGAGTGGAAGCCGCTGGCCCCGCGACTGCATGATCTTCGCACCCTCGAACGGGTCGCTGTTCTCGATCATCCGGTGGCCGTCGCGACCTCCGAGGTGGACGAGCGGTCGTTCGCCCGGTTTGTCAGCAGCACTGGTCACCGACCGCCCGAAGATCATCATCGGCCGACCTGGCTCGACCGAACGGTCGAGGAATCCGATCCGCAGCGTCCGGTGACGGAGATCAGTCTGGACGACGCACGCGCCTACGCAGGCTGGATCGGCGGCCGACTCCCCACCGAGGACGAATGGCAGTTGGCGGCCGGACAACCCGGGTGGCGGCGCGGTGAGCCGCTGATCTGGAATCTGACCGAGAGCGAGCATCGCGACGGCCGAAGCCGCTACCTGATGCTCAAAGGCGGCTCGCACTACACCGCACCGGACTCGCCGTGGTATGTCGACGGCGGCCCGCAGGATCCGGACTTTGCCCTGAAGTACCTCGTCCCCGGACTCGGCCTGGATCGCTCACCCACCGTGGGATTCCGCCTGGCCTGGGACCTACCGAAGGAGCCGCAGCGATGA
- a CDS encoding LacI family DNA-binding transcriptional regulator, producing MTSSRRPTVNEVAERAGVSIASVSRVLNGKGARAETERLVREAAAALGYIPDATGRSLKLGRGLQVAFAVDDVANPVYTEMMRGVEDGLRDAGQQRSGAADGPRLVVASVGHELEDLIALISSLSRGFADGLVISPLRTSPALVTALLEAPVPVVVVGNPGDKVPIDTVRTDSGRGVKLAFGHLADGGRQRIAFVNGPSETAPGRARLHGFESAAEGPQGGLAGAVVEASAFTVEAGEEAWARLAALPARRRPDAVVAANDLLAFGVLRAAVSAGRQVPRDLAVVGIDDTEYARIYNPSLTSVSLGAVRRGTLAAGLLLDRMQQPSRAPRTRRVNPRLVIRESSAPRSVRR from the coding sequence TTGACCAGCAGCCGTCGACCGACCGTCAACGAGGTCGCCGAACGAGCCGGCGTCTCCATCGCGTCGGTATCGCGAGTGCTGAACGGCAAGGGCGCCCGCGCCGAGACCGAACGGCTCGTCCGGGAGGCCGCCGCCGCCCTCGGCTACATCCCTGATGCCACCGGTCGCTCGCTCAAACTGGGACGCGGCCTGCAGGTCGCGTTCGCCGTCGACGACGTCGCCAACCCTGTCTATACCGAGATGATGCGCGGAGTCGAGGACGGCCTCCGGGACGCGGGTCAGCAGCGATCGGGCGCAGCGGACGGGCCGCGGCTGGTGGTCGCCTCGGTCGGACACGAACTGGAGGACCTGATCGCGCTCATCAGCAGCCTGTCCCGAGGTTTCGCCGACGGTCTGGTGATCAGTCCACTGCGCACCTCGCCCGCATTGGTCACGGCACTGCTCGAGGCTCCGGTGCCGGTCGTCGTCGTCGGCAACCCCGGAGACAAGGTGCCGATCGACACCGTACGGACCGATTCCGGCCGTGGTGTGAAGCTGGCGTTCGGGCATCTGGCCGATGGCGGCCGGCAGCGGATCGCGTTCGTCAACGGCCCGTCCGAGACCGCACCCGGACGAGCCCGGCTGCACGGCTTCGAGTCGGCAGCCGAAGGACCGCAGGGCGGGCTGGCCGGCGCCGTTGTCGAAGCGTCGGCGTTCACGGTCGAAGCAGGAGAGGAAGCCTGGGCTCGGCTGGCGGCACTCCCGGCTCGCCGCCGGCCGGACGCCGTCGTCGCGGCCAACGACCTGCTGGCGTTCGGCGTCCTCCGGGCTGCCGTCAGTGCCGGTCGGCAGGTCCCTCGTGATCTTGCGGTGGTCGGTATCGACGACACCGAGTACGCGCGGATCTACAACCCCTCCCTGACCAGCGTCTCTCTCGGCGCCGTCCGCCGCGGGACACTCGCCGCCGGGTTGCTGCTCGATCGGATGCAGCAGCCGTCCCGCGCTCCCCGCACCAGGCGGGTCAATCCACGATTGGTGATCAGGGAGTCCAGCGCCCCGCGGAGTGTGCGCCGATGA
- a CDS encoding ADP-ribosylglycohydrolase family protein translates to MRVTWVQPEDLIRHELWQSAAEGRDVSRQAAAWAAAGGADGPPRAGASPEWGSAEQRDLAGRLLLELDDLPNDSDTEPSDWQAILATLPRQGAAPAQHTERAGDDVTRSPSAPSGDRLLGAWIGRAVGCVLGKPVEKVPREGIEAILRSTGRWPLNRYFTAVGLDDEVASRWPWNRASRTTSLEENLDGTPEDDDLNYTLLALKIVETYGRDFGAEDVAQAWLLDLPAGRTFTAERVAYRNLLEGVTPPQTARVRNPFREWIGAQIRTDLYGWINPGRPLAAAEMAYRDASVSHTRNGLYGAMFVAAAASEAVLGSEVDTILDVATAVVPPASRLAKAIRLGRELAESGTAPTEAYVVLEREFEGMHWVHSVNNTALVGYALQAGAGDFDASIGLTVTGGWDTDSNGATVGALLGARNGAQQIADHWTEPLAGRMSSSIPAMERVSFSDAAARTEALLQRAEIDEQVADPTGTR, encoded by the coding sequence ATGCGGGTGACCTGGGTCCAACCGGAGGATCTGATCCGTCACGAACTGTGGCAATCGGCCGCCGAGGGACGAGACGTGTCCCGGCAGGCCGCTGCCTGGGCGGCAGCCGGCGGAGCCGATGGCCCGCCGCGGGCCGGTGCCTCGCCGGAATGGGGGTCGGCCGAGCAGCGCGACCTGGCCGGCCGGCTGCTCCTCGAACTCGACGACCTGCCGAACGATTCGGATACCGAGCCGAGCGACTGGCAGGCGATCCTGGCAACGCTTCCTCGGCAGGGCGCCGCCCCAGCGCAGCACACCGAGCGAGCCGGCGATGATGTGACCCGGTCGCCGTCGGCACCGTCCGGCGATCGGCTGCTCGGCGCCTGGATCGGCCGCGCCGTCGGCTGCGTGCTGGGCAAGCCCGTGGAGAAGGTGCCGCGGGAAGGGATCGAGGCGATCCTCAGGTCGACCGGACGCTGGCCGCTGAACCGCTACTTCACCGCCGTCGGCCTGGATGACGAGGTCGCGTCCCGGTGGCCGTGGAACCGGGCCAGCCGGACCACGAGTCTGGAGGAGAATCTGGACGGCACTCCGGAGGACGACGATCTCAACTACACCCTGCTGGCGTTGAAGATCGTCGAGACCTACGGACGGGACTTCGGCGCCGAGGATGTCGCTCAGGCCTGGTTGCTGGATCTTCCCGCCGGACGGACCTTCACTGCCGAACGGGTGGCCTACCGCAACCTCCTGGAAGGCGTCACTCCCCCGCAGACTGCCCGGGTCCGCAACCCGTTCCGGGAGTGGATCGGCGCCCAGATCCGGACCGATCTCTACGGCTGGATCAATCCCGGCCGCCCGCTGGCCGCAGCCGAGATGGCCTACCGGGACGCCTCGGTCAGCCACACCCGCAACGGCCTGTACGGCGCGATGTTCGTCGCGGCCGCGGCGTCCGAGGCCGTGCTCGGCAGTGAGGTCGATACGATTCTCGACGTGGCGACTGCCGTCGTACCCCCAGCGAGCCGGTTGGCCAAGGCGATCCGGCTGGGCCGGGAGCTGGCCGAATCCGGTACCGCACCGACCGAGGCCTACGTCGTGCTGGAGCGCGAGTTCGAGGGTATGCACTGGGTGCACAGTGTGAACAACACGGCGCTGGTCGGCTACGCGCTGCAGGCCGGTGCCGGCGACTTCGACGCCTCCATCGGCCTGACCGTGACAGGTGGCTGGGACACCGACAGCAACGGTGCGACCGTCGGGGCCCTGCTGGGCGCCCGGAACGGTGCGCAGCAGATCGCCGACCACTGGACCGAGCCGTTGGCCGGCCGGATGTCCAGCAGCATTCCCGCCATGGAGCGGGTGAGCTTCAGCGACGCCGCGGCACGGACCGAGGCGTTGCTGCAGCGTGCCGAGATCGACGAGCAGGTTGCCGATCCGACGGGGACGCGTTGA
- a CDS encoding ADP-ribosylglycohydrolase family protein produces MDTPNSGTSEEPNILQDKAIGALMAAACGDAIGGATEGRSSDAIFERYGGHVTGIVDYFAPDWRTAKPMSPYYKGDGHITDDTLMTNLLVAVYAKKRRHLTAFDVADELVPMMMNDVTWIPELERETVPLLRVFLAEKWLVTRLYYGHVDPREAGVGNIVNCGAAMYMAPVGIANACDPVGAYAEAAEIAAAHQSSYGREAAAVFAAAVAAAFRPEASVTEVIDSALALAQDGTRAAIEACVDAAAGVRTGDWAAAIGVLRDAVRPFDSVGEDYRAPAQDSRRPSRLRSIEELPVALGMLVVTDGDVRGTILGGTNYGRDSDSIATMGAAVAGALRGESAVPREWADAVADGSRLDLRARGLIMADVAREILDTDRAGWESRQRSVTAILERTGR; encoded by the coding sequence GTGGACACACCGAACAGCGGCACGTCGGAGGAGCCGAACATCCTGCAGGACAAGGCGATCGGCGCCCTGATGGCCGCAGCCTGCGGAGATGCGATCGGTGGCGCGACGGAGGGTCGCAGCAGCGACGCGATCTTCGAACGCTACGGCGGCCATGTGACGGGGATCGTCGACTACTTCGCGCCCGATTGGCGGACCGCCAAGCCGATGTCGCCCTACTACAAGGGCGACGGCCACATCACCGATGACACTCTGATGACCAATCTGCTGGTTGCCGTCTACGCCAAGAAGCGGCGACACCTGACGGCGTTCGACGTCGCCGACGAGTTGGTACCGATGATGATGAACGACGTCACCTGGATCCCCGAACTGGAACGGGAGACCGTCCCGCTGCTTCGCGTGTTCCTGGCCGAGAAGTGGTTGGTGACGCGGCTGTACTACGGGCACGTGGACCCGCGCGAAGCCGGTGTCGGCAATATCGTCAACTGTGGTGCGGCGATGTACATGGCGCCGGTCGGGATCGCCAATGCCTGCGATCCCGTCGGCGCCTATGCCGAGGCCGCTGAGATCGCCGCTGCTCACCAGTCGAGTTACGGCCGCGAGGCGGCCGCCGTTTTTGCCGCCGCCGTCGCCGCAGCCTTCCGGCCCGAGGCGTCCGTCACCGAGGTGATCGACTCGGCGCTGGCGTTGGCGCAGGACGGCACCCGCGCCGCGATCGAGGCCTGCGTCGACGCTGCAGCCGGTGTCCGGACCGGGGACTGGGCGGCCGCGATCGGCGTCCTCCGCGATGCCGTGCGTCCGTTCGACAGCGTCGGCGAGGACTATCGGGCCCCGGCCCAGGACTCCCGCCGCCCGAGCCGGCTGCGATCGATCGAAGAGCTGCCGGTCGCGCTCGGGATGCTGGTCGTCACCGACGGTGATGTCCGCGGCACCATCCTCGGCGGCACCAACTACGGACGGGACTCCGATTCGATCGCCACCATGGGAGCCGCGGTGGCCGGTGCCCTCCGCGGCGAATCGGCCGTACCGCGGGAATGGGCCGACGCCGTCGCCGACGGATCGCGATTGGATCTCCGCGCGCGGGGTCTGATCATGGCCGACGTGGCACGCGAGATCCTCGACACCGATCGGGCCGGTTGGGAGAGCCGACAACGGTCGGTGACGGCGATCCTCGAGCGAACGGGACGGTGA
- a CDS encoding ABC transporter substrate-binding protein: MYRRLVAAVSTLLAASLTLTGCVSAGGGGDSSPAESRAPGEKITLSFSSSAFQPGTIKETTKIVDAWNAAHPDIQVQYQKVSPDDAHDKLVTQFAGGSAPDVIQNEAADNAGFSRQGYLLDLGSMIPADLKSDIPDPIWQSVTVDGKITSVPYMTQVYALFVNASKLEQAGIEIPTDAGDGWTWDQLRSNAKKLTKGKTVGFAWGLKQPAQGIISESLSYDGTFFSGEPAKPTIKVGPNELKVPQTLHTMLFQDKSMSPSSITLGGSDVVPGFVGGKYATVLAGNYIASQLETDAPKSLDWRILPLLKGTNDHQAANPQTFSIARQSKHPKEAMQFIQFMMQSDHVAALSEADSLIPVTKSAGAAVSEKKGDTHGWPAILNSQESLVNTPAYQADNFTEWKTTTANPAYQEYLGGKIDEAGLAKKLTDGWQRANQ, encoded by the coding sequence ATGTATCGACGTTTGGTGGCAGCAGTGAGCACACTGCTCGCCGCGAGTCTGACGCTGACCGGATGTGTGTCGGCGGGTGGTGGTGGAGATTCATCGCCGGCGGAGTCCAGAGCCCCCGGCGAGAAGATCACGTTGTCCTTCTCCAGCTCCGCGTTCCAACCGGGCACGATCAAGGAGACGACCAAGATCGTCGACGCCTGGAACGCCGCGCACCCTGACATCCAGGTGCAGTACCAGAAGGTCAGCCCGGATGATGCACACGACAAACTGGTGACCCAGTTCGCCGGCGGCTCGGCACCGGATGTGATCCAGAATGAGGCCGCGGACAACGCCGGCTTCAGCAGGCAGGGCTACCTGCTCGATCTCGGTTCGATGATCCCGGCAGACCTCAAGAGCGACATCCCCGATCCGATCTGGCAGTCGGTGACCGTTGACGGCAAGATCACCTCGGTCCCCTACATGACCCAGGTGTACGCGTTGTTCGTCAATGCCTCCAAGCTGGAGCAGGCCGGCATCGAGATCCCGACCGACGCCGGCGACGGCTGGACCTGGGACCAGCTCCGCAGCAACGCCAAGAAGCTGACGAAGGGCAAGACCGTCGGATTCGCCTGGGGTCTGAAGCAGCCGGCTCAGGGCATCATCTCGGAGTCCCTCAGCTACGACGGCACCTTCTTCAGCGGCGAGCCCGCCAAACCGACGATCAAGGTCGGCCCGAACGAGCTCAAGGTGCCACAGACGCTGCACACCATGCTGTTCCAGGACAAGTCGATGTCACCGAGCTCGATCACCTTGGGTGGCAGCGATGTCGTACCGGGCTTCGTCGGTGGCAAGTACGCGACCGTGCTCGCCGGCAACTACATCGCCTCGCAGCTCGAGACGGATGCGCCGAAGAGTCTGGACTGGAGGATCCTTCCGCTGCTGAAGGGAACCAATGATCATCAGGCGGCCAACCCGCAGACCTTCAGCATTGCCCGGCAGAGCAAGCATCCCAAGGAAGCGATGCAGTTCATCCAGTTCATGATGCAGTCTGACCACGTCGCTGCACTGTCCGAGGCGGACAGCCTGATCCCGGTGACCAAGTCGGCCGGGGCTGCGGTCTCGGAGAAGAAGGGTGACACCCACGGCTGGCCGGCGATCCTGAACAGCCAGGAATCGTTGGTGAACACCCCTGCCTATCAGGCCGACAACTTCACCGAGTGGAAGACGACCACGGCCAACCCGGCGTACCAGGAATACCTCGGGGGCAAGATCGACGAGGCAGGGCTGGCCAAGAAGCTGACCGATGGCTGGCAGCGAGCCAACCAATGA
- a CDS encoding carbohydrate ABC transporter permease codes for MRPRIRTRVGQYIALAAYIVFLGFPLFWLVSTAFKSAPEFARLDPTLLPTQPTLSNFSTALQQEKLGRALINSFLVAICTSVITTVIAVPAAYAIARFRSKVRTAAIGWILVSQLFPFVLIVIPVFIVLKNLGLLNSLPGLVIVYVVWALPFTLWMLQGYVAAIPGDLEEAAAIDGATKLRVLSAIVFPLLVPGLVATGMFAFISAWNEFFFALVIITSPDRQTAPLLLARFVGAEGQISLGPLAASALITTLPALIVFAFAQRKLVSGLLAGAVKG; via the coding sequence ATGAGGCCCAGGATCCGGACCCGCGTCGGTCAGTACATCGCCCTCGCGGCGTACATCGTCTTCCTCGGCTTTCCCTTGTTCTGGTTGGTATCCACGGCCTTCAAGTCCGCACCGGAGTTCGCCAGACTGGATCCGACCTTGCTGCCCACTCAGCCCACCTTGAGCAACTTCAGCACCGCACTGCAGCAGGAGAAGTTGGGGCGTGCGTTGATCAACTCGTTCCTGGTCGCGATCTGCACTTCGGTGATCACGACGGTGATCGCCGTGCCGGCGGCGTACGCCATCGCCCGCTTCCGCAGCAAGGTCCGGACCGCGGCGATCGGCTGGATCCTGGTCAGCCAGCTGTTCCCGTTCGTGCTGATCGTGATCCCGGTCTTCATCGTGCTGAAGAATCTGGGCCTGCTCAACTCCCTGCCCGGCCTGGTGATCGTCTATGTGGTGTGGGCATTGCCGTTCACGCTGTGGATGCTGCAGGGCTACGTCGCCGCGATCCCGGGCGATCTCGAGGAGGCCGCTGCGATCGACGGTGCGACCAAGCTCCGCGTGCTGTCTGCGATCGTCTTTCCGTTACTCGTCCCCGGGCTGGTGGCGACCGGGATGTTCGCCTTCATCTCGGCCTGGAACGAATTCTTCTTCGCTCTGGTGATCATCACCAGTCCCGATCGGCAGACCGCACCGCTGCTGCTCGCCCGCTTCGTCGGCGCAGAAGGCCAGATCAGTCTCGGACCGCTGGCCGCAAGCGCCTTGATCACGACATTACCCGCGTTGATCGTCTTCGCCTTCGCACAACGCAAGCTCGTCTCCGGTCTGCTGGCCGGAGCGGTGAAGGGCTGA
- a CDS encoding carbohydrate ABC transporter permease has product MAFAVSTAQRRSRRQMWLLLLPSLVPVALFSVYPLLNGIWLGFTDAEAGYSIIPHFNGLENYKRLLTDVPFWSSFRIGLVWAFSVTILQFLLALGLALLLNSGLRLQWLVRPLALIPWAMPSVIVGVLWKLIYHPDAGILNEFARKVHLISDNVNWLGSFSTALPAVIVVGVWAGMPQTTIALLAGLQNVDPAQQESAAIDGAGSWQRFLHVTLPAIRPVVVAITSLNFVWNFNEFGLVYVLTGGNPGGRTMLPMLYAYNTAFQGGNFGYASALGNAMVLVVVAIMAGYLYRTMRETS; this is encoded by the coding sequence ATGGCGTTCGCGGTCTCCACTGCCCAGCGGCGGAGTCGTCGGCAGATGTGGCTGCTGTTGTTGCCGAGCTTGGTTCCGGTCGCACTGTTCAGCGTCTATCCGCTTCTGAACGGCATCTGGCTCGGGTTCACCGACGCCGAAGCCGGCTACAGCATCATCCCGCACTTCAACGGACTGGAGAACTACAAGCGCCTGCTCACCGACGTACCGTTCTGGAGTTCCTTCCGGATCGGGCTGGTGTGGGCGTTCAGTGTGACGATCCTGCAGTTCCTGCTGGCCCTCGGCCTGGCGCTGCTGCTCAACTCGGGCCTCCGGCTGCAGTGGCTGGTCCGACCGCTGGCCCTCATTCCCTGGGCGATGCCGTCGGTGATCGTCGGCGTGCTGTGGAAGTTGATCTATCACCCCGACGCCGGCATCCTCAACGAGTTCGCCCGGAAAGTCCATCTGATCAGCGACAACGTGAACTGGCTGGGCAGCTTCTCCACTGCCCTCCCGGCGGTGATCGTCGTCGGCGTCTGGGCCGGGATGCCGCAGACCACCATCGCCTTGCTCGCCGGTCTGCAGAATGTCGATCCGGCTCAGCAGGAGTCGGCAGCCATCGACGGGGCCGGCAGCTGGCAGCGGTTCCTGCACGTCACCCTGCCGGCGATCCGGCCGGTGGTCGTCGCGATCACCTCCCTGAACTTCGTCTGGAACTTCAACGAGTTCGGTCTGGTGTACGTCCTGACCGGCGGGAACCCGGGCGGCCGGACGATGCTGCCGATGCTGTACGCCTACAACACTGCCTTCCAGGGCGGCAACTTCGGCTATGCCTCGGCGCTGGGCAACGCGATGGTGCTCGTGGTCGTCGCGATCATGGCCGGCTACCTCTACCGGACCATGCGGGAGACCTCATGA
- a CDS encoding GNAT family N-acetyltransferase, giving the protein MGWETHPLTPDRFDDFADIVNRNRRDNHCWCLSHRLRAREIEELGGGSREQAMRRLCERDHPPGVVTYRDGMPVGWCNIGPRAEITRLANSRLIRPVDDLPVWSIVCVVVRSGHRRQGVTGHLLQGAVDYAASHGAPAVEAHPVDPPGRMDVTMAFVGTKSMFDAAGFTVVGSTDAVASRMPRLIMRRDLR; this is encoded by the coding sequence ATGGGCTGGGAGACACATCCGTTGACGCCGGATCGGTTCGACGACTTTGCCGACATCGTCAATCGCAACCGACGGGACAACCACTGCTGGTGTCTGTCGCACCGACTGCGGGCCCGCGAGATCGAAGAACTCGGCGGCGGCAGTCGAGAGCAGGCGATGCGGCGCTTGTGCGAACGGGACCATCCGCCGGGGGTGGTGACCTACCGTGACGGGATGCCGGTCGGCTGGTGCAACATCGGGCCGCGCGCCGAGATCACCCGGCTGGCCAACTCACGATTGATCCGACCCGTGGACGATCTCCCGGTGTGGAGCATCGTCTGCGTGGTCGTCCGCTCGGGTCATCGGCGACAGGGCGTCACCGGCCACCTGCTGCAGGGTGCGGTCGACTACGCCGCCTCGCACGGCGCGCCCGCAGTGGAGGCACATCCGGTCGACCCGCCGGGTCGGATGGACGTGACGATGGCATTCGTCGGGACGAAGTCGATGTTCGACGCCGCAGGATTCACCGTGGTCGGCAGCACCGACGCCGTGGCCAGCAGAATGCCACGGCTGATCATGCGCCGGGATCTCCGCTGA